The genomic DNA CTGCATCTAGGGAAAGATTACAGCAATGCTGTCAGCAATTATTAAAATTGGGTGAACAATATCACTTATCTAATTGGAGTAAATTATGTCAATCAGCCGATCATGCGATCTCCAACCCTGATAATACCTATCTGACTTTAGCTAAAATCATTATTACTGAAATCAAACAAGCGCAAGAATTAGTTATTCAAGGCAGAGAATCAGAAATAAGTGTTAGTCAAGAATTAGAAGCACTGGAACTAATTCCAGAAATTGAGCTATTAGAACTAAATTTAGACTGGGATGATCAGCCCATCAATACAGAAACTGAACTAGCAGAAATACCAGTACAAACAAATACAAATAACCTAAATATAGCAAAAGAAATTGCTTTTGATCTCACATCTAATCCAGAAGATAGTAACCTTGATGGTGTACCAGAAATATCACTGATTGATACAGAATCAAATGTTGTTGACTTCAATTCTATATTCGAGGATCATAGTGAAGAATTGAAATTACCTCACATTATTGATCTTAATGGTCTAGAAGTAGGAAGTGATGAACTAGGAGCTTTAGAAGATTTATTTCAAGGTGAAACTCCCGATTTTGATACTTGGCAACAAGAATCTGCTCTCTTAGAAAATGGTATTAATTCTTTAGGAATTACTGACTATCATCTTGAGGAAGTAGATGAAGATTTAGTGGAGTTTCTGTCCCTGGATAATGATGAGCCAAGTGAGCGACTACCCACAAATAATCTCATAGAAGACCTGAACTCACTCTTTGGTGAAAATATATCAAAATCAGAAAATGTAGAAATATTTGAGTTAAATACAACTTCTGAAATTGATGTTGATGTTGATGTTGAATCATTAATCAATGACGTCACAGAAGACCTCCCTGCATTGGATACAGTTGTATCTGTTCCAGAGACTATAACAAACAGTGATGATTTTGATGAATCATTAGATAGTTTATTTGCAGAAGAATTGGGATCAGAAACTGATAGATTATTAGCTCCTATTGGTGAAAATATAAATCAACCAGTAAATCAACCAGAATTAAGTTTTGCAGATAATAATATTGAGGAATTATTAGCAGATACCAACACTGAAATACCAGAAGAACTAGCTTTAGCAGAAATTGAAACACAGGAATATATCCCAGAAATATCATCCTCAGATTTATTTGGTGAACAAGAAGAAGAACTCAATGAAACAGCGGATGATTTAGAAATTAGTGATTTATTTGCACTACCTGTAAATACAGATTCAGAGTCTGTCAGTGAAGATGATATTAATAACTTCTGGACTCCATTCAATACAGCGCACCCACAAGCAAGTAACCCTGAATTAGAACAAAATGGAGCAAAGGAACTAGAAGAAAGTTTGTTTGCTGCCTCTGGAGAAGTTGCAGATAGCGATGATCAACAACCAGTTTCTAACCTCAGTTTTTACTTAGGAGAATTTGAAGTTGCTGATAACGCCCAAGCTGAAATTACAGATCCTTGGTTGATAACAAATAGTGGAGATAACTTATTTGCTGATTTAGAAAATTCTATTTCCACACCTTCCATAGCAGAGGAAACCCAATTTACAGAAATAGAAACCTTCTCTCAAGATATAGAACTTTTGGAATTGATACCAGAATCAAGTAGCCCAGCTACTAATACAGAGGCTGGTTTAGAATTTGATTTATTTGCTGGTTTTGATGATGATAGTCATGCTAATTCAGTAGCTTCCTTAGATCAAGAAACCATCATAGATAGCTATGAACAAATTCCAGAAACCACAGAAATAATTAGTGATCAAACTCTTGATATTAGTGCAAGTGAGCAACCACAATCAGAAAATTTACCAGAAGTAATTGAAACAGCCTTAGAATTAAATACCAGTTTCCTAGAATTTCTGGAATCAGGAGAAGCAGAAATAGATGATTTATTCACTGATAATTTATTTGGTGAAGTAGACTTAGAAAACTTAGCAGCAGAAATAGAAACATCATTAGAATTAGATACAAGTTTCCTGGAGTTTTTGTCAGAAGCAGATGAAAACACGGCTAACTTATTTGGTCAAATAGAAACAACTTTCAGTCAAGATAATGAACATCCAACAGAGTTAGAACTTCCTGCCTTAGATACTACTGACAATGCAGAAACAGAATTTGCCGAATTAGATTCTCTACTGGATGAAGAATTAGTAACTCCCAAACAAGATTCTGCACCAGAAGATAATTTTGCTGACTTAGAAGCATTACTGAAAACGGATAATTTGCAAGCAGCAGCAACAATACCAAGTCAGGAGTCAGTAACCACACAAGCTGATAAATCTTCAGTACCTGATGAGTTTATGGACTTGGAGACTTTATTAGCTGAAGCAGATCAAACTATTAACTCACCTGGAAGAATATCCAAACCCAGTATTAGTAAAACACCACGTCCGACTATTCGTCGCATCAAAGAAGAAAGTATGAAGATTCCAGTTAAACAACTGGATGATATGAGTAACTTAGTCGGGGAATTGGTAGTAAATAGGAATACCTTAGAACAAGATCATGAACGGCTGAGAATGTCCTTAGATAACTTGCTGATTCAAGTCCAGCATCTTTCGGATGTGGGTGCAAGAATGGAGGAGTTATATGAGCGTTCTCTGTTGGAAGCTTCACTATTAAAAAGCCGTAGAGCCAGAGAAAATGGATTGAATCAAAATACTAACAATAGAGGTTTTGAGTCAGAAGAAATGGATGAGTTTAACGAATTCCATCTTCTTGCCAGAGAGACTATAGAATATATCGTCAGACTTCGGGAGTCAGCCAGCGACATTGACTTTGTTACCGAAGAAACTGAACGAGTGGCGCGGCAGTTCCGTCAAGTTACCACCCAGCTACAAGAAGGACTAACCAGAGCGCGAATGGTACCTTTTGCCCAAACAATTGATTACTTGCGGCGGGGAGTGCGGGACAATGCTATTAAATATGGTAAACAAGTAGAATTGGAAACAGAAGGGGCAGAGACACCAATTGACAAGATGATTGTGGATCATCTCAAAGATCCCCTCACACATATGCTCAATAATGCGATCGCCCATGGTATAGAACTTCCCAGTGTCCGTACTGCTGCTGGTAAACCACCTACAGGAAAAATCTTTATCCGTGCTTTCCACCAAGGTAATCAAACCGTCATTTCAGTCACAGATGATGGAGCTGGTATTAACCCCGAAAAGGTGAAGAAAAAAGCCATAGAAAAAGGCATAATTACACCGGAAGAAGGGCAAAATATGTCTCGTGCTGATATCTATGAGCTTTTGTTTTTACCTAGTTTCAGTACAGCCGATGAAATTGATGACATCAAAGGCCGAGGCGTGGGTATGAATGTAGTCATTAATGATATCAATGAAATTCGCGGTACAGTTACCACCGATTCCTCACTAGGTAAAGGAACAACATTTACCATTCGTCTACCACTGACTCTCAGCATTTGTAAAGCTCTGTGCTGTTTATCCGATAAATCCAGAATTGCCTTCCCAATGGATGGTGTAGAAGACACATTAGATATCCCTGCTACAGATATTCAGAAAGATACTGAAGGACAATCATTTATTAAATGGCGGGATACAGTCTTACCCTTCCGGCCTTTACAGGATATTTTGGCATTCAACCGTCAGATAGCTCGCGGTAACATTTATTCCAGCACAAGAGATGATGACATGGTTTCCGTTGTCGTTGTGCGCTCAGGAAGTATAATGGTTGCTCTGCAAATTGAACAAGTATTAAGTGAACAGGAAATTGTAATTAAACAATTTGAAGGACCTGCACCCAAACCCAGCGGTGTAGCCGGTGCGACGGTTCTGGGGGATGGTCGAATTATGCCTATTGCCGACGTTTTGGAAATTATTGATATCTTCCAAGGTAAGATGTCCAGACAAATAGGCGGTGGTTCTTGGCAGCGCAAGGCGTTACCTTCCGAACAGCAAATTCCAGAGGTAAAAATTGAACCAACAGTGTTAATTGTGGATGACTCAATTACAGTCCGGGAACTGCTCTCTCTTTCCTTCAACAAAGCAGGTTATCGTGTAGAACAGGCTCGTGATGGTCAAGAAGCTTGGGATAAACTTCGTTCTGGTTTACCTTGCGATATTGTCTTCTGTGACATCGAAATGCCACGCTGTGATGGACTAGAGTTACTGTCACGGATTAGTAAAGATAGCTCTCTCAATCATTTACCCATTGCCATGTTGACATCACGGGGTGCAGATAAACATAGACAAATGGCTTTCCAACTCGGTGCAAGTGGTTACTTCACCAAACCCTATCTAGAAGAAGCTTTACTAGAAGCAGCTTCCAGAATGCTCAAAGGAGAAAAACTTATTAATGCTTAAATGATTGGTGAAAATACCGCACTTTCCGATATTATAAGGTACACATCTAGCGGGCAAGATGCCCGCACCACAAGAGTTTCATGATTAAACTTTGTACCTCATTAGAGTTGTTCTCGATTCAGGTACTTTGGTGTTAATGATTGCCTAATCCAATATTTTATCAACGGAAACCATAATAATTTTACGCAGAGTTTACCTATTCTTAAAAATATTTGTAGATTGCGTTTCCTGCTTTCATATTTAATTGGTTACAGAAACAAGCTGGCCAATTTTGATAGTTTTATTTGGCGATGCGCTTGTATTAATAACAACAATATCTCTAATGTCAAATACTGCTGTTCACTCAAATGTTTTCGGAAATTGTTTGATATGATTGTGGTAACATTTTGTTTTTTTGGGGGGCTTTCTTGCCCTTATTTTTTTACCATTTTATTTTCTCAATTACTATCTTATTTTCTCAAATTATTGCCACATCTCATTTTCACCTTGCTTGTCGCCCCCTGAAGTTTTTTATATTATACAGAAAAACACTTTTGCCAGGAAATTGATCTATCTTCAGGAGGACTTGATAAATAGACAATCAATATTAAATATTAAATAGCCCGATTACCCTACCGGACTTTAGCTCCAAACCCTCTCTTGTTATTAACCGTTCAGGAGAGGGCTTTATTAAATTCTTACCCATTAGTCAGTTGTAAATTGTTCCCATTTACCTAAGGATTACAATAGTTACATAAACTAGGATCAGCAAACTGTTTACCTTGAGGATATAACTTTTTATCTATGAAATTGCATTTTTGGCATTGATAAACTATTGCCATAGTTAAGACAGTCGGTTGATGACAAATTTCACAAGGTAAACCTTTGACTGTTTCTGTCACACTAAATCCTGGAGTCCGACATTGTGAACAGCAGCTATTAATTTTATTTAGTAAATCTTGAGTAGCTTTTTTAATATTCTCCATGCGCGTAGGATTGTACAGCGCTCGCATATCTGTTTCTATATGTAAATTCCCATCAAGAGAATTATTTAGCGCAAAATTCACAGATTCCTGCAATCTTTCCTTTGTATTTATACCCTTAATGATTTCGGGATTTCCAGAAGTTGATTTTTCAAACCAAACCACTAAACCATGTTCAGGAAACCCTACTTTTTGGGCAAATTCTGCTGCTGCTGGTAAATTGTGAATAATTTGATGATTAAAGTTTGTATCAGTAGAAAATACCTCACCAATAATTTCTAATTCATTCTCTTGATCTAAAAAAATAATAATCTCTCTATTAGCATAAATATAGGGAAAACTAGGATGGGGAATAAAACTACCTTCACTAGCAATAGCGATAGTTTCACCT from Okeanomitos corallinicola TIOX110 includes the following:
- a CDS encoding response regulator; protein product: MQSDQQQRILGYFIEEARDHLNTIEQGLLNLQDTLNDPEMVNEVFRAAHSIKGGAAMLGLTSIQQTSHRLEDCFKVLKEYKVEVDQKLETLFLGVSDTLKALLDDLSSPFGLSEETANNLMAATEPIIAELNQHLEELVQSKDGSPVVNKSISAPVEQLVSKSVVASTNKDWSEFQNQVLQSLRAMLQLFKQDNTSASRERLQQCCQQLLKLGEQYHLSNWSKLCQSADHAISNPDNTYLTLAKIIITEIKQAQELVIQGRESEISVSQELEALELIPEIELLELNLDWDDQPINTETELAEIPVQTNTNNLNIAKEIAFDLTSNPEDSNLDGVPEISLIDTESNVVDFNSIFEDHSEELKLPHIIDLNGLEVGSDELGALEDLFQGETPDFDTWQQESALLENGINSLGITDYHLEEVDEDLVEFLSLDNDEPSERLPTNNLIEDLNSLFGENISKSENVEIFELNTTSEIDVDVDVESLINDVTEDLPALDTVVSVPETITNSDDFDESLDSLFAEELGSETDRLLAPIGENINQPVNQPELSFADNNIEELLADTNTEIPEELALAEIETQEYIPEISSSDLFGEQEEELNETADDLEISDLFALPVNTDSESVSEDDINNFWTPFNTAHPQASNPELEQNGAKELEESLFAASGEVADSDDQQPVSNLSFYLGEFEVADNAQAEITDPWLITNSGDNLFADLENSISTPSIAEETQFTEIETFSQDIELLELIPESSSPATNTEAGLEFDLFAGFDDDSHANSVASLDQETIIDSYEQIPETTEIISDQTLDISASEQPQSENLPEVIETALELNTSFLEFLESGEAEIDDLFTDNLFGEVDLENLAAEIETSLELDTSFLEFLSEADENTANLFGQIETTFSQDNEHPTELELPALDTTDNAETEFAELDSLLDEELVTPKQDSAPEDNFADLEALLKTDNLQAAATIPSQESVTTQADKSSVPDEFMDLETLLAEADQTINSPGRISKPSISKTPRPTIRRIKEESMKIPVKQLDDMSNLVGELVVNRNTLEQDHERLRMSLDNLLIQVQHLSDVGARMEELYERSLLEASLLKSRRARENGLNQNTNNRGFESEEMDEFNEFHLLARETIEYIVRLRESASDIDFVTEETERVARQFRQVTTQLQEGLTRARMVPFAQTIDYLRRGVRDNAIKYGKQVELETEGAETPIDKMIVDHLKDPLTHMLNNAIAHGIELPSVRTAAGKPPTGKIFIRAFHQGNQTVISVTDDGAGINPEKVKKKAIEKGIITPEEGQNMSRADIYELLFLPSFSTADEIDDIKGRGVGMNVVINDINEIRGTVTTDSSLGKGTTFTIRLPLTLSICKALCCLSDKSRIAFPMDGVEDTLDIPATDIQKDTEGQSFIKWRDTVLPFRPLQDILAFNRQIARGNIYSSTRDDDMVSVVVVRSGSIMVALQIEQVLSEQEIVIKQFEGPAPKPSGVAGATVLGDGRIMPIADVLEIIDIFQGKMSRQIGGGSWQRKALPSEQQIPEVKIEPTVLIVDDSITVRELLSLSFNKAGYRVEQARDGQEAWDKLRSGLPCDIVFCDIEMPRCDGLELLSRISKDSSLNHLPIAMLTSRGADKHRQMAFQLGASGYFTKPYLEEALLEAASRMLKGEKLINA
- a CDS encoding DUF6671 family protein codes for the protein MSKEIFNNRVAVLATMHQKEKVIAPLLHEYLGINVIVPKNFNTDVFGTFTREIKRPDTQIITAKLKAKAALEITGETIAIASEGSFIPHPSFPYIYANREIIIFLDQENELEIIGEVFSTDTNFNHQIIHNLPAAAEFAQKVGFPEHGLVVWFEKSTSGNPEIIKGINTKERLQESVNFALNNSLDGNLHIETDMRALYNPTRMENIKKATQDLLNKINSCCSQCRTPGFSVTETVKGLPCEICHQPTVLTMAIVYQCQKCNFIDKKLYPQGKQFADPSLCNYCNP